From Synechococcus sp. A10-1-5-1, a single genomic window includes:
- a CDS encoding rhomboid family intramembrane serine protease: protein MTPSERPLGQELKAALLIPVVLLAIAWLQEGIDQILFRGQWNLPMLPGGSALGILTAPFSHGGWGHLLANSTMFLPLSWLVCFKSKRDYVAVWFGVLITTIPVWLWWRNGSHGLSGVIYGLLGYLLLIGWLERRPLSMLLSVSTLVLYGGVLPSLLPLFTPAGVSWIGHAGGFTGGLLAAAAVSRSRP, encoded by the coding sequence GTGACCCCGAGCGAACGCCCCCTAGGCCAGGAGCTGAAAGCGGCCCTGCTCATCCCAGTGGTCCTGCTTGCGATCGCTTGGCTGCAGGAAGGAATCGATCAGATCCTGTTCAGAGGGCAGTGGAATTTGCCCATGCTTCCCGGCGGTTCCGCCCTAGGGATCCTGACCGCTCCCTTCAGCCACGGCGGCTGGGGACACCTGCTGGCGAACAGCACGATGTTCTTACCGCTCTCCTGGTTGGTCTGCTTCAAAAGCAAGCGCGATTACGTCGCGGTCTGGTTTGGTGTATTGATCACGACCATCCCGGTCTGGCTGTGGTGGCGCAATGGAAGCCACGGGCTTTCGGGGGTGATCTATGGATTACTCGGATATCTCTTGCTGATTGGCTGGCTTGAGCGCAGACCCCTGAGCATGCTCCTCTCCGTCAGCACCCTCGTGCTCTACGGAGGAGTCCTGCCAAGCTTGCTGCCACTGTTCACACCAGCAGGTGTGAGCTGGATCGGCCACGCAGGCGGATTTACCGGAGGACTACTCGCCGCTGCAGCGGTCTCGCGATCAAGACCATGA
- a CDS encoding bifunctional orotidine-5'-phosphate decarboxylase/orotate phosphoribosyltransferase — protein MGFFVQLTEAIAERQSLLMTGLDPNPEMLQSWALSRGMGNRSFLSQARHWIKAVVEETSPHVCAIKASLGFYQALGPLGLELLLEVRDLVPRDLPLIIDAKHGDLNSSTALAHYLFKDLGVDAVTLSPLAGQDIAAPFLLYRDKAVVITCRSSNPAAKRIQYHPNDSDPLFLQIVRESQLWGTPDQVLLEVGTSDPKVLSQVRQAAPERVLMLRSIWSEEERVDGLLEAGLSNSGDGLLIPMPQNLLVEDDLSEQAEALKGRINRRRTSWMEQHRSEKAETCELWLANQTDAKSTADPMAELIVELFDIGCLLFGEYVQASGAVFNYYIDLRQIISDPNLFHRVLHGYAQLMEGLDFDRIAGIPYGALPTATGLALQLHKPLIYPRKEVKAHGARRLIEGDFQEGNRVIVVDDILISGGSVLEGIAKLERSGLEVKDVVVFIDHGGQRDQSARERLKAKGYDFHAVMDIERITKALLDAGRLTAEQAKVLG, from the coding sequence ATGGGCTTCTTCGTTCAACTCACTGAAGCCATCGCAGAGCGTCAGTCCCTGCTGATGACGGGACTCGACCCCAACCCAGAGATGCTCCAGAGCTGGGCTCTGAGCCGAGGGATGGGGAATCGCTCGTTCCTCAGCCAGGCCCGCCATTGGATCAAGGCCGTCGTGGAGGAGACCAGTCCCCATGTCTGTGCCATCAAAGCCAGCCTCGGCTTCTATCAGGCCCTTGGCCCCCTTGGCCTGGAGTTGCTGCTTGAGGTGCGCGACCTGGTGCCGCGCGATCTCCCCCTCATCATTGATGCCAAGCATGGCGATCTGAATTCCTCCACGGCCTTAGCCCACTACCTGTTCAAGGACTTGGGGGTCGATGCGGTCACCCTCTCGCCCCTCGCCGGACAGGACATCGCCGCCCCGTTCTTGCTCTATCGGGACAAGGCCGTGGTGATCACCTGCCGCAGCTCCAACCCGGCGGCCAAACGAATCCAGTACCACCCCAACGACAGCGATCCACTCTTCCTCCAGATTGTTCGCGAAAGCCAACTCTGGGGAACACCCGATCAGGTCTTACTGGAAGTCGGCACCAGTGATCCGAAGGTGCTTTCACAGGTGAGGCAAGCGGCCCCAGAACGGGTCTTGATGCTCCGCTCCATCTGGAGTGAAGAGGAGCGCGTGGATGGATTGCTTGAAGCCGGCCTGAGCAATTCAGGGGACGGGCTGCTGATTCCCATGCCCCAAAACCTCCTGGTTGAAGACGACCTATCCGAACAAGCCGAGGCTCTCAAAGGTCGAATCAACCGGCGGCGCACCAGCTGGATGGAACAGCACCGTTCCGAGAAAGCCGAGACCTGCGAACTTTGGCTTGCCAACCAAACGGATGCCAAGAGCACGGCCGACCCGATGGCCGAGCTGATCGTTGAGCTCTTCGATATCGGATGCCTCCTCTTTGGCGAGTACGTCCAAGCCTCGGGAGCGGTGTTCAACTACTACATCGACCTCAGGCAAATCATTTCGGACCCAAACCTCTTCCATCGCGTGCTGCATGGCTACGCGCAACTCATGGAGGGGCTGGACTTTGACCGGATTGCGGGCATTCCCTATGGAGCTCTGCCGACCGCAACCGGGCTGGCCCTACAACTGCACAAGCCGCTGATCTATCCCCGTAAGGAAGTCAAAGCGCACGGCGCCAGACGCCTAATCGAAGGGGACTTCCAGGAGGGGAATCGCGTGATCGTTGTCGATGACATCTTGATCAGCGGAGGCAGTGTGCTGGAGGGCATTGCCAAATTGGAGCGCTCCGGCCTTGAGGTGAAAGACGTCGTTGTTTTCATCGATCACGGCGGGCAGCGCGATCAGAGTGCGCGCGAGCGGCTAAAGGCCAAGGGCTATGACTTCCACGCGGTCATGGACATTGAGCGGATCACCAAAGCCCTGCTCGACGCCGGGCGACTCACGGCTGAGCAAGCCAAGGTGCTGGGATAG
- a CDS encoding neutral zinc metallopeptidase, which translates to MTGTKRRQSIPQWLGVSALVSAMGLGASAQPWAPGMEPPPVLEPASAKEAQNVDAMREGGQRKLYLKAAHDLLHRHWGTQVKPELLFAGDTANGCGIKRVQHPMAFYCPPSKQIAMALELRRSVRSAKGLSDASLLLLDLAVLAHEWGHHVNREKGLGPFSGGMGLTVKQEELAADWRTGVFLGWLMNVGALKVDDFSQTANLLFEMGDYERISRQHHGYPKDRFRALTRGLSSQLQPGQSIGEWTVDTSETFSRRLPEEPGDAPLGARRYEVRRFEIERGQQIATNLIGGLLGAASCVWGSQDQCVGMAMQQGKGRALGSYTERQLTLWCNSGTFDISADDFDPQPIGRDGKGQAPILASRDCNDLAALKQEL; encoded by the coding sequence ATGACAGGTACCAAGCGTCGGCAATCCATACCCCAGTGGCTTGGCGTTTCCGCCCTGGTGAGCGCCATGGGCCTTGGGGCCTCAGCGCAGCCCTGGGCACCGGGCATGGAGCCGCCGCCTGTGCTCGAGCCGGCCAGCGCCAAAGAAGCCCAGAACGTGGATGCGATGCGCGAAGGGGGGCAGCGAAAGCTCTACCTCAAGGCAGCCCATGACCTGCTCCATCGCCATTGGGGCACCCAGGTCAAGCCGGAGCTGCTCTTTGCCGGCGACACGGCCAATGGCTGTGGCATCAAGCGGGTCCAGCATCCAATGGCCTTCTACTGCCCCCCGAGCAAACAGATCGCCATGGCCCTCGAGCTCCGCAGGAGCGTCAGGTCTGCCAAGGGACTCAGTGATGCCTCACTGCTCTTGCTCGATCTCGCCGTGTTAGCTCATGAATGGGGGCATCACGTCAACCGTGAGAAGGGGCTAGGTCCTTTTAGTGGCGGCATGGGACTGACCGTCAAACAAGAGGAACTTGCCGCCGACTGGCGAACCGGTGTCTTTCTCGGCTGGCTCATGAACGTTGGCGCCCTGAAGGTTGATGACTTCTCACAGACCGCGAATCTTCTGTTTGAGATGGGGGATTACGAGCGCATCTCACGCCAGCACCATGGCTACCCCAAGGACCGGTTTAGGGCGCTGACCCGGGGCTTGAGCTCCCAACTCCAACCAGGGCAATCCATTGGGGAATGGACGGTCGACACCTCCGAGACCTTCAGCCGTCGACTTCCTGAGGAGCCAGGGGATGCACCACTTGGAGCGCGCCGCTACGAGGTCCGGCGCTTTGAGATTGAACGGGGCCAACAAATTGCCACGAACCTGATCGGCGGGTTGTTGGGCGCGGCCAGCTGCGTTTGGGGCAGCCAAGACCAGTGCGTTGGGATGGCCATGCAACAGGGAAAGGGGCGTGCCCTAGGCAGCTACACCGAACGTCAACTCACTCTGTGGTGCAACAGCGGCACCTTTGACATCAGCGCCGATGATTTCGATCCACAGCCGATCGGGCGGGACGGGAAAGGTCAGGCTCCGATCCTGGCCTCGAGAGACTGCAATGACCTAGCTGCCCTCAAGCAAGAGCTCTAG
- a CDS encoding Nif11-like leader peptide family natural product precursor — MSWQELERLVDEAEARPHLRRLLCHCSDDNALLLQARLLGYRITRVDLQQAWLQHCQEEELKALQG; from the coding sequence ATGAGCTGGCAAGAACTCGAGCGCTTGGTCGACGAAGCGGAAGCCCGACCGCATCTGCGGCGTTTGCTGTGCCACTGCAGTGATGACAACGCCCTGTTGCTTCAGGCTCGTCTCTTGGGTTACCGCATTACCCGGGTGGATCTGCAGCAGGCCTGGCTCCAGCATTGTCAGGAAGAGGAGCTCAAAGCCCTGCAAGGTTGA